The bacterium genome contains the following window.
TGCGAATCTCCGGATCGCGAAGAAAAGCGAGCATATCTTCGTCGGCCTGCTGGGACTCCTCGCAGTAGTCTAGCAACGTGCAAACATACACATCCTCGAAAGACGATCCCGGAACTAAGTCGCGAATACCAAGCTCGCGCTTGAGCAATACCGCCGTCTCTGTTGCCTGTGCCTTAGACCATACCCTTTTCAGGATAGCAGAGACAACCTTGTCAATAATGATAGCCACAACTACCTCCTTGACTGAGCATGCTTCTTTAAGGCAAAAGTCGTTGCTATCCTCTATCTCTTCTTGACCACTTCCTGCCAGCGCAGCCACGGGAAGAGGTCGAGGATGCCGATCGTGCGGGACGGGCGATGGCTGGTCAGGCGGACGTCTTCCACGGTGTAGAACGCCTGCGGATCGGTCTCGGCGATGAGCTTGGTCAGCGCGGGAATGTTCTCGCGGCCCTCGACCACGAACACCACGTCCACCGGCCCGCTGCGATCCGTGCTCGGAATTTCCACCACCGGATAGTTGTTCTCCCACAGTTTGCGCGCGAGATCCACCTCGGTGCGCGAAATCACCCGCACGAGCTGATTGCCGAGCGCGAGTTTCCGCTCGACCCACATCCCCACCGCCTGCCCGGCCGCAAAGCCCGCCGCGTAGCCGATGGTCAGATACCACGCGTCGAGGTTCTGGATCACCTGCCCGATCACGTTGATCCAGATGAACACTTCGAGAAATCCCATCAGCACCGCGATCACCGGATAACCGCGCACGACGCTGATCATGCGCAGCGTGCCGATGGTTTGATCCACGATCCGCAGCAGAAAAATCCCGATCATCAGCAGCCACGGATGCGCCGCCAAATACTCAATCATGGTAAACCTCTATCCTTTCTCTTCCGGTCTCCCTCCGCTTGCGGGGGGACGGAAGGGAGTCTTACTTGCTCTCGAACATCTTCTCCATGCGATCTTGCTGGAGGAGGTCCACTTGCTTCACCAGATCACGGAGTTCGCGCTTGGCTCGGTCGAGATCATCCGCCACGAACTCGGAATAAAAGCGATGTTTCATAAATCCGCCGAGCGCTTCGTCCGCCAGCCATGAAGAGTCCGCGAGAATCACCACCGGACTCGCGTATTGCCACTCTCCTCGTGGACGGAGCGTGTCACCATCGAGCATGACGGACTTTTCGACGAAACGGCCGATAACTTGCCGCAGCCGTTCGCTCGCCTCCGCGTTCCTCTTCAACGAGCTCAAGTCGAGCAGAATCCCGTGGGCCGTCCGCTCCGCTTCGAGAACGGAATCGAACTCAGATACGCTCGCATCGCTGAGAACACTATCTTCCAGAATAACGCGCGCATGGACCACCTGAAACCGTTCCGTCCGCCACGCTCCGGCCATCGCGCACGCCGCACTGAGCAGCAGAAATGCTATTACGAAAGCTGCTTTCTTCATCCTCATACCCTCATCCTTCATCCTTTGTGTTCTTTCCCACGCGCACATCCACCTTGGGGGGCCAATGGTAGCGACACGATTCATCGTGTCCGCTTGCCCGATCCACGATGTCGTCCGGAACAAAGCGAATGGCTATTCAACATTCGAATCGGTTTGGCTCTCTCGCTCTAGTTCTGCAAGTTTTACCTCCGCGATACGTCTGCCTATTGGATAGTTCTTCTCGTCAAATTCCAAGTATTTCTGAAGGCAGCTCCTTGCCAATGTATCCTGTCTAATGTGAAAGTAAATTTCGCCAAGATTGAGATATGCTCTCGGGTATCTTGGATTGAAGGATATCGCTCTGCTTAGCGCCAGAATTGCATTAGTAAAGTCGGAATGCTTCGCGTATATGCAGCCCAGATTATTATAGATTCTCGGATTTTCCGGATCCGTCTCGATTGCCGATTGAAACACCTTAAGTGCTTCTTCATGTTTGCCTTGTTTCTCCAATAGAGAGGCGAGGCTTATATAGCCGTCCGTATAGCTATGGTCAACTTCTATTGATTTTCGGAAATACTCTTCTGCCTCTATTAACTTCCCCTGCTCTTCACGAATTAGACCAATATTCCTGTACGGCAGGGCGAAGCTCAGGTCATGTTTGATCACTTCTCGGTAGAGCTGTTCTGCTTCGTTCGGTTTCCCGGTCAGATCCAAAATAACGCCAAGGTTGTTCTTTGCCCAAGAAAAGTCTGGCCAAATCTCGATTGCTTTTCGAAGCGAGATCTCTGCTTCGTCATATCTTCTCAATTCGCGTAGGGGATTTGCCCTGCTGTAATGTAACAGCGGATGCCGTGGCTCGTTCTTCAACGCTCGATCAAATGCACCAAGTGCTTTCTCAAAATCTCCCAGACCAAATAAAACGCTCCCAAGGTTGTTTAACGCGAGGGTGTCTTCGGGGTGTCGTTGTACTACTTCTTCGTAGATTTTGGCCGCTTCAAAATACTTTCTCTGTCCCATATAGGTATAACCGAGACTCGTAAGTAAGGCCGTATTTCGCGGGAAAACTCTTGTTAGTGGTTCCAGAAGCTTCTCCGCTTCAGGAAAGTTTTGACTGTTCATAAGATTCGTTGCATCTATGATTTGTAGACGAACCGGTTCCGCTAATTTCTTCTCTTCTTTGCCAAGCGATTCAAAGAACTCTTCCGCCGTCGGTGGCCTATGGATTACAAATTCCTCTATCCGAATGATGTCTTCTTTTAGTTCGGCAATATTATCCATTAATTGATTATGTGATTTCTTAGCATCATGCAATCCCCAACCAAACAAAAGAATTGATACTGCAAGACCAATATAGAATTCGAGCGCACCGAAGAAATTCAATGCCGCAATTCCAAGAAGAAGCGCAATTGCCGCCGAAATGAACAGAGGATTTCGGTAAAATGTTGTCATCAGTGGTTGTCTTCTTTCCCTGCCAGTTTCAATACTTCTAACCTCATTTGCTCGCTCCTGCCGAGCGAACCTCGATCCGCCCCTACGGATTCGCAAACTGCCGTTTGCATCTACCAGACACGATGAATCGTGTCGCTACAAGAGCGCTCGCAGTGCAGCGCTATGGAACGGACACAGCAAGCTGTGTCACTACCAGCACGGGCACGATAAATCGGCCCCTACTCTCCATGTC
Protein-coding sequences here:
- a CDS encoding tetratricopeptide repeat protein; translation: MTTFYRNPLFISAAIALLLGIAALNFFGALEFYIGLAVSILLFGWGLHDAKKSHNQLMDNIAELKEDIIRIEEFVIHRPPTAEEFFESLGKEEKKLAEPVRLQIIDATNLMNSQNFPEAEKLLEPLTRVFPRNTALLTSLGYTYMGQRKYFEAAKIYEEVVQRHPEDTLALNNLGSVLFGLGDFEKALGAFDRALKNEPRHPLLHYSRANPLRELRRYDEAEISLRKAIEIWPDFSWAKNNLGVILDLTGKPNEAEQLYREVIKHDLSFALPYRNIGLIREEQGKLIEAEEYFRKSIEVDHSYTDGYISLASLLEKQGKHEEALKVFQSAIETDPENPRIYNNLGCIYAKHSDFTNAILALSRAISFNPRYPRAYLNLGEIYFHIRQDTLARSCLQKYLEFDEKNYPIGRRIAEVKLAELERESQTDSNVE
- a CDS encoding DUF2179 domain-containing protein, which encodes MIEYLAAHPWLLMIGIFLLRIVDQTIGTLRMISVVRGYPVIAVLMGFLEVFIWINVIGQVIQNLDAWYLTIGYAAGFAAGQAVGMWVERKLALGNQLVRVISRTEVDLARKLWENNYPVVEIPSTDRSGPVDVVFVVEGRENIPALTKLIAETDPQAFYTVEDVRLTSHRPSRTIGILDLFPWLRWQEVVKKR